In Leisingera methylohalidivorans DSM 14336, a single genomic region encodes these proteins:
- a CDS encoding trypsin-like serine peptidase → MRLLIAAIAACLSLGMPVGGAADEARPNVGSIEGWEAVGRLNISNINMCTGALVAPDLVLTAAHCLFDPRTGAQVDPSTIRFEAGLSGRQAVALRQVVKAVMHPQYRYRPAGTHQIGSDLAVLKLDRPISRSQVQPLTMSSGAARGDILGVLSYTRRHATRLNLEPSCSVLARQSRTLVMSCLVEFGASGSPVLEMRPGLPPRLVSVISAKAAMGSRRVSIGTALDSTLRDLMRRAG, encoded by the coding sequence ATGAGACTTCTAATTGCTGCGATTGCGGCGTGCCTGTCCTTGGGCATGCCCGTTGGCGGGGCTGCGGATGAGGCGCGGCCGAACGTCGGATCTATAGAAGGGTGGGAGGCCGTCGGACGGCTGAATATCTCAAATATAAACATGTGCACCGGGGCGCTGGTCGCACCGGACCTGGTGCTGACGGCGGCGCACTGCCTGTTCGATCCCAGGACGGGGGCGCAGGTTGACCCGTCCACGATCCGCTTCGAAGCGGGTCTGTCCGGGCGGCAGGCCGTGGCCTTGCGGCAAGTGGTGAAAGCGGTAATGCACCCGCAGTACCGGTACCGGCCTGCAGGCACCCATCAGATCGGCAGCGATCTGGCGGTGCTGAAACTTGACCGGCCGATCAGCCGCAGCCAGGTTCAGCCGCTGACAATGTCCAGCGGCGCAGCGCGGGGGGATATCCTGGGGGTTCTGTCCTATACCCGCAGGCATGCAACCCGGCTCAATCTGGAGCCATCCTGCAGCGTCCTGGCGCGGCAGAGCCGCACCTTGGTGATGTCATGTCTAGTGGAATTCGGCGCTTCAGGCTCGCCGGTGCTGGAAATGCGCCCGGGATTGCCGCCGCGGCTGGTTTCGGTGATTTCGGCCAAGGCCGCGATGGGCAGCCGCCGGGTGTCGATCGGAACGGCGCTGGACTCGACGCTGCGGGATCTGATGCGGCGGGCGGGCTAA
- a CDS encoding HAMP domain-containing protein, producing MVTGPSKNSGLAQAFQLAAAGEKDSVRFSDIATNEPSASAPAAFAATRIMDSGGRCIGIFALQVAIGGISAIISGFTGDLNTLDVYLAGQDFKARPPCRLEDGHALLKDLPPLPHIQVAYAAAPVLSGEDASRAAGTFYPSKARTNGGEIAAASIPAAFRNLQWVLVAELDRAEILTPAVTQRRIMILISLTCAAVISIAGWLFARPATRQTHRLCAEMEAVSAGNLETDVQAVHRSYEISKIGKTLVLMQSDLKRPVVPRSITKHCSWNRRQRLWMG from the coding sequence ATGGTTACCGGCCCCTCTAAGAATTCTGGCCTTGCACAGGCGTTCCAACTGGCTGCGGCTGGTGAGAAGGACAGTGTCCGTTTCTCCGATATAGCAACCAATGAGCCCAGTGCCAGTGCTCCGGCGGCATTCGCAGCTACCCGTATCATGGACAGTGGCGGGCGCTGCATCGGCATCTTTGCGCTGCAGGTCGCAATTGGCGGCATCTCCGCAATTATCTCCGGTTTTACAGGGGATCTGAACACACTGGACGTTTACCTGGCCGGCCAGGACTTCAAGGCCCGGCCCCCTTGCCGGCTTGAAGACGGGCATGCCCTGCTGAAGGATTTGCCGCCTCTGCCCCATATTCAAGTTGCCTATGCCGCAGCGCCCGTGCTGTCCGGAGAGGACGCTTCCCGAGCTGCGGGAACATTTTATCCTTCGAAGGCCCGGACCAATGGCGGGGAAATTGCCGCAGCTTCAATACCGGCAGCCTTTCGTAATCTCCAATGGGTACTGGTGGCAGAGCTTGACCGGGCCGAAATTCTGACCCCCGCAGTGACCCAGCGGCGGATTATGATCCTGATATCCCTGACCTGTGCCGCTGTGATTTCAATAGCGGGCTGGCTGTTTGCGCGTCCGGCCACCAGACAGACCCATCGTTTATGCGCGGAGATGGAAGCGGTTTCGGCAGGAAACCTGGAGACAGACGTTCAAGCCGTGCACCGGTCCTATGAGATCAGCAAAATCGGCAAGACGCTGGTCTTGATGCAATCAGATCTAAAAAGGCCCGTAGTGCCGAGGAGCATCACAAAACACTGCAGCTGGAACAGACGGCAGCGGCTGTGGATGGGCTGA
- a CDS encoding response regulator — translation MISIPQTAERPALNIILVEDDDGDAKALHRAFDRARIANPIKRFVDGVEALAFLRGELHQVPPPNFVVLSDINMPRKNGIELLKEIRADPVLHKVLFIVLTTSADERDISAAYANNVAGYILKSKAGDMFVDLMATLNNYWRIVELPDIHIKKVSDDGPQHPNH, via the coding sequence ATGATTTCCATTCCCCAAACCGCCGAACGCCCGGCCCTGAACATTATCCTTGTTGAAGATGACGACGGTGACGCAAAAGCCCTGCACCGCGCATTCGACCGGGCCCGGATTGCCAACCCGATCAAACGGTTCGTGGACGGGGTCGAGGCCTTGGCGTTCCTGCGCGGCGAACTGCACCAGGTTCCGCCGCCCAATTTTGTCGTGCTGAGCGATATCAATATGCCCCGCAAGAACGGGATTGAGCTTCTGAAGGAAATCCGCGCCGACCCGGTGCTGCACAAGGTCCTTTTTATCGTGCTTACAACTTCGGCCGACGAACGGGATATTTCCGCCGCCTACGCGAACAATGTCGCCGGATATATCCTCAAATCCAAGGCAGGCGACATGTTTGTCGACTTGATGGCAACCCTCAACAACTACTGGCGCATTGTAGAACTGCCCGATATCCACATCAAAAAGGTGTCCGATGACGGTCCTCAACATCCTAATCATTGA
- a CDS encoding GntR family transcriptional regulator, protein MNLDPVDISKAASAAAAVFEALRTAIIDGRLEEGDPLRQEEIARRFNTSRIPVREAISRLEEYGLVKTQRFKGAVVAGLSADEAAEIFDFRALLEPEIIRDAVPRMSQAQLARARMHCEAFAGCKNPMEWGVLNREFHDALYSASALSFFREAARGAMDRVDRYIRAQLVMSDGMERAEREHLEILAACEMGDAGQAAELTRAHVLEAKASLLAHFPVLSRL, encoded by the coding sequence ATGAACCTGGACCCGGTTGATATCTCAAAAGCGGCTTCGGCTGCTGCAGCGGTGTTTGAGGCCTTGCGCACGGCAATCATCGACGGCCGGCTGGAAGAGGGCGATCCGCTCCGGCAGGAGGAAATTGCGCGCCGCTTCAACACCAGCCGGATCCCGGTACGGGAGGCAATCTCAAGGCTGGAGGAGTACGGGCTGGTCAAGACCCAGCGCTTCAAAGGTGCGGTGGTGGCCGGGCTGTCGGCGGATGAGGCGGCGGAAATATTTGATTTCCGCGCCCTTCTGGAACCGGAGATCATCCGCGATGCGGTGCCGCGGATGTCACAGGCGCAACTGGCCCGGGCGCGGATGCATTGCGAGGCTTTTGCAGGGTGCAAGAACCCGATGGAGTGGGGTGTCCTGAACCGGGAATTCCACGACGCGCTGTACAGTGCCAGCGCGCTGAGCTTTTTCCGCGAAGCGGCCCGCGGCGCAATGGATCGCGTTGACCGTTATATCCGTGCGCAGCTGGTCATGAGCGACGGCATGGAGCGTGCTGAGCGCGAGCATCTCGAAATCCTGGCGGCCTGCGAAATGGGGGATGCCGGCCAGGCGGCCGAACTGACCAGGGCGCATGTTCTGGAGGCCAAAGCCTCGTTGCTGGCACATTTCCCGGTCCTGTCGCGGCTCTGA
- a CDS encoding sensor histidine kinase: MTVLNILIIDDDAGDRKLARRLLQNLYPDANVIEADCGKDAMSHSGLPVDVILLDYLLPDGTGLDLIAQLTETWPRAVLFMTTGQGDEEIAKSVILAGASDYIPKSAITSESLMRMISNGQKVADMRWRIQEQQNELRLFSDVLVHDMRAPIRAIKFLSDQIHEDYQNGDLEEVARQFELMKKSVRKTSELIEGLASHINPHSNGKPAYVTVESLFDSLRAVMAQDLAESGARIEWNSGGLAGLCFPPDIVQLLQNLIGNAIKYSGGKTAEISVTAERAGPGLMISVADNGIGVPAQYRDKIFEPFKRLQRGSDQPGSGLGLATCAKIAKRHNGSIWCEPQAETGTTIRFTIGLEAGQAQETA; the protein is encoded by the coding sequence ATGACGGTCCTCAACATCCTAATCATTGATGACGATGCCGGTGACCGGAAACTGGCACGCAGACTGCTGCAGAATCTTTATCCTGATGCCAATGTGATTGAGGCCGACTGCGGAAAGGACGCCATGTCTCACTCCGGTCTTCCGGTGGATGTGATTCTTCTGGACTACCTCCTGCCGGATGGCACCGGGCTCGACCTGATTGCGCAGCTGACCGAAACCTGGCCGCGGGCGGTTTTGTTCATGACAACCGGTCAGGGCGATGAGGAAATCGCCAAAAGTGTCATTCTGGCCGGCGCCAGTGATTACATCCCCAAATCAGCTATCACGTCCGAATCCCTGATGCGGATGATCTCGAACGGGCAGAAGGTTGCCGACATGCGCTGGCGGATCCAGGAACAGCAGAACGAGCTGCGCCTTTTCTCCGATGTGCTGGTACATGACATGCGGGCGCCAATCCGGGCCATTAAATTTCTTAGCGACCAGATACACGAGGATTACCAGAACGGCGATCTTGAGGAGGTGGCCCGGCAATTTGAACTCATGAAGAAATCGGTGCGCAAAACGTCTGAACTGATCGAAGGACTGGCCTCCCATATCAATCCGCACAGCAATGGCAAACCTGCCTATGTGACCGTTGAAAGCCTGTTTGACAGCCTGCGGGCAGTCATGGCGCAGGACCTTGCGGAATCCGGCGCCCGGATAGAATGGAATTCCGGCGGGCTGGCTGGCTTGTGTTTCCCGCCGGACATCGTGCAATTGCTGCAAAACCTCATCGGCAACGCAATCAAATACAGCGGCGGTAAAACCGCTGAGATTTCCGTAACGGCGGAACGGGCCGGGCCTGGATTGATGATATCCGTTGCGGACAATGGTATCGGCGTTCCGGCGCAATACCGGGACAAGATCTTTGAGCCCTTCAAGCGGCTGCAGCGTGGCAGTGATCAGCCAGGCAGTGGTTTGGGTCTGGCGACCTGCGCTAAAATTGCCAAGCGTCACAACGGGTCGATCTGGTGCGAGCCGCAAGCGGAGACGGGCACCACAATCCGCTTCACAATCGGCCTCGAAGCCGGGCAGGCACAGGAAACGGCCTGA
- a CDS encoding response regulator encodes MRNASFPDMTAPTALQPVILNILSVDDDEIDRLRLNKLCRKAGMKAEFFEAANLEEMRQQLEVEQFDLVFLDHNLGMDTGLDALKILLTHEEQVQAVPIMLTSMTNYQIAVEAMRRGCADYIVKEELSADTLIKSIASAIERRALYGQLSSARATEKEFRRIFKRFIVGCGPDLRLLLSRTLAGVRMVKTQARQDDTVPSAILSDVSLLERSCKDLVVFMDDLESVISETQEITAKVNPRLLQ; translated from the coding sequence ATGAGAAATGCTAGTTTTCCGGACATGACAGCCCCAACGGCCTTGCAGCCGGTCATACTCAACATCCTGTCTGTGGATGATGATGAAATCGACAGGCTGCGCTTGAACAAATTATGCCGTAAAGCCGGAATGAAGGCTGAGTTCTTCGAAGCTGCCAACCTCGAAGAAATGCGCCAGCAGCTGGAGGTAGAGCAATTTGATCTGGTGTTTCTGGATCATAACCTTGGCATGGACACCGGGCTTGACGCACTCAAAATCCTGTTGACGCATGAAGAGCAAGTCCAGGCCGTGCCCATCATGCTGACGAGCATGACGAACTATCAAATTGCCGTTGAAGCCATGCGCCGCGGCTGCGCCGACTACATTGTCAAGGAAGAGCTGTCCGCCGACACACTGATCAAATCCATCGCCTCCGCAATCGAACGGCGGGCGCTTTATGGCCAGCTCAGCAGCGCGCGCGCAACTGAAAAAGAATTCAGGCGGATCTTCAAGCGGTTCATTGTCGGCTGCGGGCCTGACCTTCGGCTGCTGCTGAGCCGAACGCTTGCCGGTGTCCGTATGGTCAAGACACAAGCCCGGCAGGATGACACTGTGCCATCCGCCATTTTATCCGACGTTTCACTGCTTGAGCGAAGCTGCAAGGATCTGGTTGTTTTTATGGACGACCTGGAAAGCGTCATCTCAGAAACGCAGGAAATTACAGCAAAAGTGAATCCCAGACTGCTCCAATAA